From a single Nymphaea colorata isolate Beijing-Zhang1983 chromosome 4, ASM883128v2, whole genome shotgun sequence genomic region:
- the LOC116252699 gene encoding pentatricopeptide repeat-containing protein At2g22410, mitochondrial-like has protein sequence MKATSKFLCLAVGCHHRPALVISLASHSISEPKFTGILNFRFHSLLEGLESCRTMKEVEQIHARLVVNPFVPERKLAVGKLVALYALSDCAHLRCARLLLAQTDEQNVFMYNGLIRAYCFSRNPEESLLLYRQLLRRGLLPNEFTIPFVLKACVASESGWCVGMALHLQVVKLGYEPHVVVGNALVHFYVVLGWLDNAHQAFDEIPEKSVVSWNSMIAGYSQYSFPKVVFELFRTMREEGVEPDEVTFVSVLSVCSEAGEFNWGRAIHGFVVRLGVEIDTFVMNALMDMYAKCDNIDAARWVFKDMAMRNVVSWTTMVAAHVHHGMLDVARQIFEQMPERNIISWNTMIAGYCQGQLYTEGLKIFGQMWLSNSKPDEVTLSSVLAICSHIGDLRLGREAHVYICASNMKFTVALTNSLIDMYAKCGRIDIALHLFNSMRERSLVSWNVIISALAMHGHASAALDIFSEMQEQGVVPDDITFVGLLSACSHGGLLQQGRFFFKMMKTIYNLLPEIQHYACMVDLLGRGGYLEEAKELIDSMPMKPDIVVWGAFLGACRIHGNVDMGEQVIGPLLEVEQENGGLYVLLSNIYCEANWWEDVKKIRKLMKDKGIKKCKAVSLIEINGFVHEFTIEDKRHDISDDLYLLLDQLTDHMRSVDYFSTSPSSLSSFDLR, from the coding sequence ATGAAAGCAACCTCCAAATTTCTTTGCCTAGCCGTCGGATGCCACCACAGGCCTGCCCTCGTTATCAGCCTAGCATCCCACTCTATCTCAGAGCCCAAATTCACCGGCATTTTGAACTTCAGGTTCCATTCTCTTCTTGAGGGGTTGGAGTCATGCAGGACAATGAAGGAGGTGGAGCAGATTCACGCTCGGCTCGTCGTGAACCCCTTCGTTCCCGAACGAAAGTTGGCAGTTGGGAAGCTTGTAGCTCTCTACGCGCTCTCCGACTGTGCCCACCTTCGCTGCGCTCGTCTTCTGCTCGCTCAAACGGATGAACAGAACGTTTTTATGTACAATGGTTTAATCCGAGCTTACTGTTTCAGTAGGAACCCGGAGGAATCTCTACTACTTTATCGCCAACTGCTTCGCAGAGGTCTCCTTCCCAACGAGTTCACTATACCGTTCGTTCTCAAGGCGTGTGTTGCTTCTGAGTCGGGGTGGTGTGTGGGAATGGCGCTTCATCTTCAGGTTGTGAAGCTTGGTTACGAGCCGCATGTCGTTGTTGGGAACGCTCTGGTTCATTTTTATGTGGTCTTAGGATGGTTGGATAATGCCCATCAAGCGTTCGACGAAATACCTGAAAAGAGTGTTGTGTCTTGGAATTCAATGATTGCTGGGTATTCACAATATTCATTCCCTAAAGTGGTTTTTGAGTTGTTTCGGACAATGAGGGAAGAAGGTGTTGAGCCAGATGAGGTAACGTTCGTCAGCGTTCTCTCAGTTTGTTCCGAGGCAGGGGAATTCAATTGGGGTAGGGCTATTCATGGTTTTGTAGTGAGACTTGGGGTAGAAATAGATACTTTCGTGATGAATGCTTTGATGgatatgtatgcaaaatgtgaCAACATCGATGCTGCAAGGTGGGTATTCAAGGACATGGCCATGAGAAATGTGGTGTCATGGACGACCATGGTTGCTGCTCATGTGCATCATGGGATGCTGGATGTTGCACGCCAGATATTTGAGCAAATGCCAGAGAGAAATATTATATCCTGGAACACAATGATTGCAGGCTATTGCCAAGGTCAGCTGTACACGGAgggtttgaaaatttttggacAGATGTGGCTTTCGAACTCTAAACCTGATGAGGTAACGTTATCTAGTGTCCTTGCTATCTGTAGCCACATAGGGGACTTGAGGCTTGGCAGAGAAGCTCATGTTTATATATGTGCCAGCAATATGAAGTTTACGGTTGCACTTACAAATTCACTTATTGACATGTACGCAAAATGTGGCCGTATTGATATTGCATTGCATCTCTTTAATTCAATGCGGGAGAGAAGTTTGGTATCTTGGAATGTGATCATAAGTGCCTTGGCCATGCATGGACATGCCTCAGCTGCTCTAGATATTTTTTCAGAAATGCAAGAACAAGGTGTGGTTCCAGACGACATTACCTTTGTTGGTCTTCTCTCTGCCTGTAGCCACGGTGGTTTGCTTCAACAAGGTCGCTTCTTTTTCAAGATGATGAAAACTATTTATAATCTTTTGCCTGAGATTCAGCATTACGCTTGCATGGTTGATCTTCTTGGCCGAGGGGGCTATCTAGAGGAAGCAAAGGAGCTAATAGACAGCATGCCAATGAAGCCAGATATTGTTGTTTGGGGTGCATTTCTTGGAGCATGCAGAATTCATGGAAATGTCGATATGGGGGAGCAAGTTATTGGACCTCTACTTGAAGTCGAGCAAGAAAATGGAGGACTCTACGTGCTTCTATCAAATATATATTGTGAAGCAAATTGGTGGGAAGATGTAAAAAAGATCAGGAAGTTGATGAAAGATAAGggaattaaaaaatgtaaagcaGTTAGCTTAATTGAGATAAATGGTTTTGTACATGAATTCACTATCGAGGACAAACGGCATGATATATCTGATGACCTGTACCTCCTACTGGACCAATTAACTGATCACATGAGGTCTGTAGATTATTTTTCGACATCTCCCAGTTCGCTTTCCAGCTTTGATTTACGATAA
- the LOC116253114 gene encoding uncharacterized protein LOC116253114, whose protein sequence is MGTCSSCEAAVATAPAPLKASGCGTAKLVLPDGDLEEFASPVKASYLLRRDPSCFICHSDDMEFDGFVSAVGAEEELQPGHLYFALPLSSLRHRLRPAELAALAAKATAALRRKGYAGFVADDREPAWGSGRDVGAVVYGRNARGRLDTIEEGRD, encoded by the coding sequence ATGGGCACTTGCTCTTCGTGCGAGGCCGCCGTGGCGACGGCGCCGGCGCCGCTTAAAGCCTCCGGCTGCGGCACGGCTAAGCTGGTGCTGCCGGACGGCGACCTCGAGGAGTTCGCGTCGCCGGTGAAGGCGTCGTACTTGCTGCGGCGCGACCCCTCGTGCTTCATCTGCCACTCGGACGACATGGAGTTCGACGGCTTCGTCTCGGCGGTTGGCGCCGAGGAGGAGCTCCAACCCGGCCACCTCTACTTCGCGCTGCCGCTGAGCTCGCTCCGGCACCGGCTGAGGCCCGCGGAGCTGGCCGCGCTGGCAGCGAAGGCCACCGCGGCGCTCCGGCGGAAGGGCTACGCCGGGTTCGTGGCGGATGACCGGGAGCCCGCCTGGGGCTCGGGGAGGGACGTCGGGGCCGTTGTATATGGTCGGAATGCTCGGGGTAGGCTCGATACCATCGAGGAAGGGAGAGACTGA
- the LOC116253060 gene encoding uncharacterized protein LOC116253060, whose protein sequence is MLPTLVVYHRLPNMIYNREITHASHPQHKLKFEYKEVPFKCDGCKESGIGGRYKCEYCDFDLHKYCALPNQSVSHPFYPNCNFQFFTKAPGSGMRYCNACGKDILGFLYHCKLCGFDLHPCCYNLPHVLNDGEVKLHLYKKVSSPCCRCGRKGLSWSYRSACKKYHLHVSCAKEMLAENWQELHHASTGKKSSTELYSRIPTLKGTVQNYNKNSKGGKVRVAGVALQSVISAILGEPTALIAGVVGNLMTK, encoded by the coding sequence ATGCTTCCTACCTTGGTGGTTTACCACAGACTCCCCAACATGATCTACAACAGGGAGATCACTCACGCCAGCCACCCACAGCACAAGCTGAAGTTTGAATACAAGGAAGTGCCCTTCAAGTGTGATGGCTGCAAGGAGTCGGGGATCGGCGGCCGATACAAATGTGAGTACTGTGATTTTGACCTCCATAAATACTGTGCACTTCCCAATCAATCCGTTTCGCACCCCTTCTATCCCAATTGCAACTTCCAGTTCTTCACTAAAGCACCAGGCAGCGGCATGCGCTACTGCAATGCCTGCGGCAAGGATATCCTAGGCTTTTTATATCACTGCAAGTTGTGTGGCTTTGACCTGCACCCATGCTGCTACAACCTTCCGCATGTGCTCAACGACGGCGAGGTCAAGCTCCACCTGTACAAGAAGGTCTCGTCCCCATGCTGCCGGTGCGGCCGCAAGGGGCTGAGTTGGTCATACAGGAGTGCCTGCAAGAAGTATCATCTGCACGTTTCATGTGCCAAGGAGATGTTGGCTGAGAATTGGCAAGAGTTGCATCATGCCAGCACCGGCAAGAAGAGCAGCACAGAGCTCTACAGTAGGATTCCCACTCTGAAGGGCACAGTTCAAAATTACAACAAGAACAGTAAAGGAGGGAAGGTGAGGGTGGCTGGGGTAGCCCTTCAGTCTGTTATCTCAGCCATTCTGGGAGAGCCGACGGCTCTCATCGCCGGAGTGGTTGGAAATTTGATGACAAAGTGA
- the LOC116252702 gene encoding pentatricopeptide repeat-containing protein At2g15980, translating into MAPTELPPSPAATSPGIQSHEDVVSSVTAILRHHCSKSRWNYLRSIHPQGFSPPDLSRLLLSFRNRAHLALRLFTWSSRLRRPDLAGYATIIHILARSGLSSQAQSLIRTAIALEEQHRQKEEDAPGGALGVLETLAATYRACDSRPFVFDLLVRTCLASRKTEQAIDAVRRLRSRGLRLTIGTSNSLVRHVARSSGADDALRLYREIFSCSAESDGETESRRRLDLPPNVQTFNSLLHAFYCEKHLEGVERVVSEMTRLGCEPNLFTYNVLMAAFSNEGRTDKSMELWGQMLEKQMEPDVVSYNTLIGGLCRVSEVARAEELYRRMTIDGGIEPTCRTLESLIEGHCRTGDVDGAILIFRDLRRRGFSPVTDSVNRIVEGLCRKARVSEAVTFFRKAVADGGVEPDRSSYETLIGGLCEEGQPEEALAIQVEMASRGFEPDRKVYGFFLRGYEECGNEEKARKIREEMESAVG; encoded by the coding sequence ATGGCGCCGACGGAACTCCCTCCGTCACCAGCAGCCACCTCGCCGGGAATCCAGAGCCACGAAGACGTCGTCTCCTCCGTCACCGCCATCTTGAGGCATCACTGTTCCAAGAGCCGTTGGAACTACCTGAGGTCTATCCACCCGCAAGGGTTCTCGCCTCCCGACCTCTCCCGCCTTCTCCTTTCCTTCAGGAACCGTGCTCACCTCGCCCTCCGCCTCTTCACCTGGTCCTCCAGGCTCCGCCGCCCAGACCTTGCCGGCTACGCCACCATCATCCACATCCTCGCCCGCTCCGGCCTCTCCTCCCAGGCCCAGTCCCTCATCCGCACCGCCATCGCCCTCGAGGAGCAGCATCGGCAGAAGGAGGAAGATGCACCTGGCGGCGCGCTTGGCGTACTGGAGACACTAGCGGCGACCTACCGCGCGTGCGACTCAAGGCCCTTCGTCTTCGACCTCCTGGTCCGCACGTGCCTAGCGTCGAGGAAAACCGAGCAGGCCATCGACGCCGTCCGCCGTTTGCGCAGCCGCGGGCTGCGCCTCACGATCGGAACGTCCAACTCGCTCGTGCGGCACGTCGCTCGGTCTTCGGGCGCCGACGACGCGCTACGCCTCTACCGCGAGATTTTCTCCTGCTCCGCCGAATCGGACGGGGAAACCGAGTCGAGACGCCGGCTCGACCTCCCACCGAACGTCCAGACGTTCAACTCGCTGTTGCACGCATTCTACTGCGAAAAGCATCTCGAGGGTGTTGAGCGGGTCGTATCGGAGATGACGAGACTCGGCTGCGAACCGAACCTCTTCACCTACAACGTCCTCATGGCAGCGTTCTCCAACGAGGGGCGGACCGATAAATCCATGGAGCTGTGGGGGCAGATGTTGGAGAAGCAGATGGAGCCGGACGTTGTGTCCTACAACACGCTCATCGGCGGCCTCTGCCGAGTGAGCGAGGTGGCTCGGGCGGAGGAGCTCTACCGCCGGATGACGATCGATGGCGGAATCGAGCCCACGTGTCGCACCCTGGAGAGCCTGATCGAGGGGCATTGCCGGACCGGCGACGTCGACGGGGCCATTTTGATCTTTCGGGACCTCAGGCGCCGGGGATTCTCACCGGTGACCGACTCAGTGAACCGGATAGTCGAGGGACTGTGTCGAAAAGCGAGGGTTTCGGAGGCGGTGACGTTTTTCCGGAAGGCCGTTGCTGACGGCGGGGTCGAACCGGATCGGTCGAGCTATGAGACGCTGATCGGGGGTCTCTGTGAAGAGGGGCAGCCGGAGGAGGCACTGGCGATTCAGGTCGAGATGGCTAGTCGTGGATTCGAACCGGATCGGAAGGTTTATGGGTTTTTCCTTCGAGGGTATGAGGAATGCGGTAATGAAGAAAAGGCCAGGAAGATTAGGGAGGAGATGGAATCTGCAGTTGGCTGA
- the LOC116253440 gene encoding uncharacterized protein LOC116253440, translating into MGNCVTSVQEQGLAGCRPAAIVINHQGGLLEFRPPTTAGQVVARNPDCFLCCAESMRVDSRAVRLGPREPLESGQMYFLLPLSRLTYRFTLADMCELAVRASSALGSGCEWGAPVTWSAGDVGVPVGKVGAGAAFKPILGTIDEAF; encoded by the coding sequence ATGGGGAACTGTGTGACGAGCGTCCAGGAGCAGGGGCTGGCCGGATGCCGGCCGGCGGCGATCGTGATCAACCACCAGGGCGGGCTGCTGGAGTTCAGGCCGCCGACCACGGCCGGCCAAGTCGTCGCTCGGAACCCGGACTGCTTCCTGTGCTGCGCGGAGTCCATGAGGGTGGACTCGCGGGCGGTGCGCTTGGGACCCCGCGAGCCGCTGGAGTCGGGTCAGATGTACTTCCTTCTCCCGCTCTCTCGCCTCACTTACCGGTTCACGCTGGCCGACATGTGCGAGCTCGCCGTCAGGGCCAGCTCCGCGCTTGGTAGTGGTTGCGAGTGGGGTGCTCCGGTGACGTGGTCGGCGGGAGACGTGGGGGTGCCGGTGGGCAAGGTTGGCGCCGGCGCCGCTTTCAAGCCGATCTTGGGAACGATAGACGAGGCTTTCTGA